The Vibrio tubiashii ATCC 19109 genome has a segment encoding these proteins:
- the rng gene encoding ribonuclease G: protein MSAELIINVTPSETRVAMIEGGTLQEIHVEREAKRGIVGNIYKGKVSRVLPGMQAAFVDIGLEKAAFLHASDIVPHTECVAENEKQQFQVRDISELVRQGQDIVVQVVKDPLGTKGARLTTDITLPSRYLVFMPGASHVGVSQRIESEQERNRLKKVVGEYCDENGGFIIRTAAEGADEKELSQDAAFLKRLWSKVIERRSKYKTRATLYGELGLSQRILRDFVGTELNKILVDSRTEFENLKEFTSEYVPELTEKLELYEGDKPIFDMYDTENEIQRSLERKVELKSGGYLIIDQTEAMTTVDINTGAFVGRRNLEETIFNTNIEATQAIARQLRLRNLGGIIIIDFIDMASDEHRERVLTSLAAALDKDRVKTNINGFTQLGLVEMTRKRTRESIEHILCSTCPTCEGRGSVKTVESVCYEILREITRVNRAYDADKFVVYASPAVAETLQGDESHALAELEVFIGKQVKIQAEPLYIQEQFDVVMM from the coding sequence ATGAGTGCAGAGTTGATTATCAACGTGACCCCGAGTGAAACTCGCGTGGCCATGATTGAAGGGGGAACCCTACAAGAGATCCATGTTGAACGTGAAGCAAAACGCGGAATTGTCGGGAATATTTATAAAGGTAAGGTCAGTCGAGTCCTGCCTGGTATGCAGGCTGCTTTTGTCGATATTGGGCTAGAAAAAGCAGCGTTTCTTCACGCGTCAGATATTGTTCCTCATACTGAGTGTGTGGCTGAAAATGAAAAGCAGCAGTTTCAGGTGCGCGATATTTCTGAGCTTGTTCGCCAGGGGCAAGATATTGTTGTTCAGGTGGTTAAAGATCCGCTTGGCACCAAAGGTGCACGTCTGACAACCGATATCACGCTGCCTTCTCGCTACCTTGTGTTTATGCCTGGTGCGAGCCATGTCGGCGTATCACAACGAATTGAAAGTGAGCAAGAACGCAACCGTCTTAAAAAGGTGGTGGGTGAGTATTGTGACGAAAATGGTGGCTTCATTATTCGTACCGCCGCTGAAGGTGCTGACGAGAAAGAATTGTCGCAAGATGCCGCTTTCTTGAAGCGTTTGTGGTCAAAGGTGATTGAACGCCGTAGCAAGTATAAAACCCGTGCGACTCTGTATGGTGAGCTAGGCCTGTCGCAACGTATCCTACGTGACTTTGTTGGCACCGAGCTAAACAAGATCCTCGTTGACTCACGTACCGAATTTGAAAATCTCAAAGAGTTCACCTCTGAATATGTTCCTGAACTAACAGAAAAGCTTGAGCTTTATGAAGGTGATAAACCTATCTTCGATATGTACGACACTGAGAACGAAATCCAGCGTTCTCTAGAGCGTAAAGTAGAGCTTAAGTCCGGCGGGTATTTGATCATCGACCAAACCGAAGCAATGACGACGGTCGATATTAACACCGGAGCGTTCGTTGGTCGTCGTAACCTAGAAGAGACCATTTTCAACACCAACATCGAAGCGACTCAAGCGATTGCTCGCCAACTAAGGCTACGTAACCTTGGCGGGATTATCATCATCGACTTTATTGATATGGCTTCTGATGAGCACCGTGAGCGTGTACTTACTTCATTAGCGGCGGCGTTAGACAAAGATAGAGTTAAAACCAACATCAATGGCTTTACTCAACTTGGTTTAGTCGAGATGACACGTAAGCGTACCCGTGAAAGCATTGAACATATTCTTTGTTCGACTTGTCCAACTTGTGAAGGGCGAGGTAGTGTCAAAACGGTGGAATCAGTCTGCTACGAAATCTTGCGTGAGATTACACGTGTTAATCGCGCTTATGACGCTGATAAGTTCGTGGTCTATGCATCTCCAGCAGTCGCAGAGACACTACAAGGCGACGAATCTCATGCCCTAGCTGAACTTGAAGTGTTTATTGGCAAGCAGGTGAAAATCCAAGCTGAGCCACTCTATATTCAAGAGCAATTTGACGTTGTGATGATGTAA
- a CDS encoding Maf family protein, with product MTKPLILASGSPRRKELLSQLGYTFSVVKTDVEECRQSGENAFDYVSRLAKDKAMAAVELEPNSVVIGSDTIVVCDQQVLEKPDDLAHAKQMLMALSGRAHQVMTAVTVATKEIQETVVVSTDVWFKTLSEQEIEQYWYTGEPCDKAGSYGIQGLGGRFVTRIEGSYYAVVGLPLYETDQLLHKFL from the coding sequence ATGACTAAACCATTGATTTTGGCTTCAGGCTCGCCAAGACGTAAAGAGCTGCTTTCTCAACTGGGTTATACCTTTTCGGTGGTGAAAACCGATGTTGAAGAGTGTCGCCAATCTGGTGAGAACGCCTTTGACTATGTTTCTCGCCTAGCTAAAGACAAAGCGATGGCAGCAGTAGAGCTTGAGCCAAATTCAGTGGTAATCGGTTCTGATACGATTGTGGTTTGCGATCAACAGGTATTGGAAAAGCCAGATGATTTAGCGCATGCTAAACAAATGCTAATGGCGCTCTCGGGCAGAGCGCATCAAGTGATGACAGCAGTGACTGTCGCCACAAAAGAAATTCAAGAAACTGTAGTGGTATCTACAGACGTATGGTTCAAGACCCTGTCAGAGCAAGAAATAGAACAATACTGGTACACGGGCGAACCTTGCGATAAGGCTGGTAGTTATGGAATTCAAGGATTGGGCGGACGATTTGTAACTCGCATTGAAGGCAGTTACTACGCAGTCGTTGGCTTACCTCTGTATGAAACTGACCAGCTCTTGCACAAATTCTTATAA
- the mreD gene encoding rod shape-determining protein MreD, which yields MANSVLKGKFVIACSFLIALTLQTIPWPGMLDLLRPSWLLLVTCYWVLALPHRVNVGSALILGLLWDLLLGSTLGIRGMMMSIVIYLVALNFLVIRNMALWQQAILIGVMSMLLDVLIFCGEYLIQDVTFNPVSLWSGLINCILWPWMFLLMRRVRRHWHIR from the coding sequence ATGGCAAATAGCGTACTAAAAGGAAAGTTTGTCATAGCTTGTTCGTTCTTAATCGCTTTGACTTTACAGACAATCCCTTGGCCGGGAATGCTCGATCTGCTCCGCCCGTCATGGCTGCTGTTAGTGACCTGTTACTGGGTGCTTGCACTGCCACACCGAGTGAACGTAGGTTCGGCATTGATCTTGGGCTTGCTATGGGATCTACTGCTTGGCTCGACACTGGGTATCCGCGGCATGATGATGTCGATAGTGATTTACCTCGTTGCGCTCAACTTCCTCGTGATTCGAAACATGGCATTGTGGCAACAAGCCATTTTGATTGGTGTGATGTCGATGTTACTCGACGTATTGATCTTCTGTGGTGAGTACTTAATCCAAGATGTGACCTTTAATCCGGTCTCGCTGTGGAGTGGTTTGATTAACTGCATTCTATGGCCTTGGATGTTCCTATTAATGCGTCGTGTAAGACGTCACTGGCATATACGATAA
- the mreC gene encoding rod shape-determining protein MreC produces MKPIFGRGPSLQLRLFFAVILSASLMLADSRLGTFAQVRYLLNSMVAPIQYLADVPRVMFDGAYERFNIRQDYMESTRKLKREVLRLKNDLLLLDQYREENQRLRKLLGSSFIRDERKVVTEVMAVDTSPYRHQVVIDKGQIDGVYVGQPVANEKGIVGQVTFVSAHNSRVLLLTDSLSAIPVQVIRNDIRIIASGTSKSDRINLDHIPISLDIEEGDLLVTSGLGGIYPEGFPVAHVSEVERDTAREFAVIEAEPVVDFERLRYLLLIWPNDSRQEKIQQVIPENLEEQ; encoded by the coding sequence ATGAAGCCTATTTTTGGCCGGGGACCTTCACTACAGTTACGCCTGTTTTTTGCCGTTATTCTATCAGCCAGCCTTATGCTGGCTGATAGTCGTTTAGGCACATTTGCTCAAGTTCGTTATCTGCTTAACAGTATGGTTGCGCCTATTCAGTACTTGGCGGATGTCCCTCGCGTGATGTTTGATGGCGCTTATGAGCGTTTCAATATTCGTCAAGACTATATGGAAAGCACGCGCAAGCTGAAAAGAGAAGTGCTGCGTCTTAAAAACGACCTGTTACTGCTTGACCAATATCGCGAAGAAAACCAAAGATTGCGTAAGTTACTCGGTTCTTCATTTATTCGCGATGAGCGCAAAGTCGTGACCGAAGTGATGGCGGTAGATACATCACCTTATCGACATCAAGTGGTGATCGATAAAGGTCAGATTGATGGTGTCTATGTTGGTCAACCTGTTGCAAACGAGAAGGGTATTGTTGGGCAAGTGACCTTTGTTTCGGCGCACAACAGCCGAGTGTTGCTGCTTACCGACAGCTTAAGTGCTATCCCGGTACAAGTGATCCGCAATGACATTCGAATCATCGCCTCTGGTACGAGTAAATCAGATCGTATAAACCTTGATCATATCCCAATCAGCTTAGATATCGAGGAAGGTGATCTACTGGTGACTTCCGGTCTCGGTGGTATTTATCCTGAAGGCTTTCCAGTTGCACACGTTTCAGAAGTAGAGCGTGATACCGCACGAGAATTTGCCGTTATTGAGGCAGAACCTGTGGTCGACTTTGAGCGCTTACGTTATCTACTACTTATCTGGCCGAATGATTCTCGTCAGGAGAAAATCCAGCAAGTGATACCAGAGAATCTAGAGGAACAATAG
- a CDS encoding rod shape-determining protein: MFKKLRGIFSNDLSIDLGTANTLIYVKGQGIVLDEPSVVAIRQDRNRAGKSVAAVGHAAKQMLGRTPGNISAIRPMKDGVIADFYVTEKMLQHFIKQVHDNSVLKPSPRVLVCVPCGSTQVERRAIRESALGAGAREVYLIDEPMAAAIGAGLRVSEPTGSMVVDIGGGTTEVAVISLNGVVYSSSVRIGGDRFDEAIINYVRRNYGSLIGEATAEKIKHEIGSAYPGDEVEEIEVRGRNLAEGVPRSFSLNSNEILEALQEPLTGIVSAVMVALEQCPPELASDISENGMVLTGGGALLKDLDRLLTEETGIPVVIAEDPLTCVARGGGKALEMIDMHGGDLFSEE, translated from the coding sequence ATGTTCAAAAAACTTCGTGGCATATTTTCTAATGACCTATCAATCGATTTAGGTACTGCCAACACACTTATCTACGTTAAAGGACAGGGTATCGTTCTTGACGAGCCTTCAGTAGTAGCCATCCGCCAAGACCGTAACCGCGCAGGTAAAAGCGTAGCCGCTGTTGGTCATGCTGCTAAACAAATGTTGGGTCGTACTCCGGGGAACATCTCTGCTATCCGTCCAATGAAAGATGGCGTTATCGCTGACTTCTACGTGACTGAAAAAATGCTGCAGCATTTCATCAAGCAAGTACATGACAACAGCGTACTAAAACCAAGCCCTCGCGTATTGGTTTGTGTTCCTTGTGGTTCAACTCAAGTTGAGCGCCGTGCAATTCGCGAATCTGCACTGGGTGCAGGCGCGCGTGAAGTTTACTTAATTGATGAGCCTATGGCGGCGGCTATTGGTGCAGGCTTACGCGTATCAGAGCCGACTGGTTCTATGGTGGTCGATATCGGTGGTGGTACTACTGAAGTCGCGGTTATCTCACTCAACGGCGTGGTTTACTCATCTTCAGTTCGTATCGGCGGTGACCGCTTTGATGAAGCGATCATCAACTATGTTCGTCGTAACTACGGCAGCTTGATTGGTGAAGCGACAGCTGAAAAGATCAAGCACGAGATTGGCTCTGCTTATCCAGGCGATGAAGTAGAAGAGATCGAAGTACGCGGTCGTAACCTAGCTGAAGGTGTGCCACGTAGCTTTAGCCTAAACTCAAACGAAATCCTAGAAGCGCTGCAAGAACCACTAACAGGTATTGTGTCTGCGGTAATGGTTGCATTAGAGCAATGTCCACCAGAGCTAGCATCTGATATTTCAGAAAACGGTATGGTACTGACTGGTGGTGGTGCACTGCTTAAAGATCTTGATCGTCTACTAACAGAAGAAACAGGCATTCCTGTTGTTATCGCTGAAGATCCACTCACGTGTGTTGCTCGTGGTGGCGGTAAGGCGCTTGAGATGATCGACATGCATGGCGGCGATCTATTTAGCGAAGAGTAA
- a CDS encoding DUF6701 domain-containing protein: MRFVRFILLLLVGVLASSTVFAACSVKGQKDFTASFSVTASNNVQFFDIWQGKKFYRLWYTGAEQSDSRYIFNDQTLVNGNTYEIRITYDSSQSWLSYYRNSGSGWSLIEQKQQAIKNGNHWASNSSGIGNVECDESVNPPPFEVNICDYVPDGLQTNQYANSPKRAHGAMFMSGSDNKIYPLSNDPKYSFGIIDQSSSNICVFPDGGSGTCSFDASKIHNTLPMPTPNYSHGNDDLTCDEDDVCDLDSGYHKDIIIKEDATLRLSGGEYWLNELKFAEEDAKLEVLAPSIVHYKKIHFEKPGVKINEGGSPHNLLFIGHGQDASIRMEDDEGEDYKIKAFFYIDPSASSGFNLGGEDVEIYGGITAHSIFISGEDNKIHPLSCNPQPTPEVSSIVIKPFNYHLTCESTPNNIVEVHMLDSNGAPVSGLTPTLTQENGSNLNITYISEANGIAKFRVTTNTTSSIGNYDLKASLTTGGKTFTDTDKIKYVPYKFEVDDQYVTAGKNYKIPVKVKACSSSGQLITLGYAGSPTATFNYQRPTSAAVVSGDLSFIANLTNSNRQADINFKESGQIRVTITDNSFVCNDVRCPVEGGALKGQFDVYSRPWKIAICDVKETGGSNKANPATTTGSPGFVPGGTGFSATYKPITHGDSNVGVSDECNYLLTGNYSLDNGPLNLAYSVSYPTTSPQIGTVTPSVIPNFSSGSETQTINHSWTEVGTLSLQTSASYLTMSVDPDTQNVGRFYPKYFQVINTPIWNYPGVGASEQNFAYMNQPFNGVEFYVEALNLQGNSVQNYGNFVASNTAGFALYEANPTYTSRFHSGTPSKAWAVSSNKSIGTFKLEENSPSTTCADELCWAKATPVNGYEDGPFNTSGGTASTISIDAVSGNADPIDYQSSGQPRLLTSQPIIYFGRAVLDSIGGVASSTMNIPLRIEFWNGSGFVTHSGDDTTNIAGVNVVSDNRTIWVDNGSTPANVNLAAGGVVTDGASNSITVSQSAAVAAVRQQTQVWLDLHRGANIVPWLRYRWQDANRTEVNGEEDPSTVVTFGIFRGNDRVIFRGESGLTGQ, encoded by the coding sequence ATGCGATTCGTGCGGTTTATTTTACTCTTATTAGTAGGTGTACTAGCTTCATCTACGGTATTTGCAGCATGTTCAGTAAAAGGGCAAAAAGACTTTACGGCTTCATTCTCCGTAACTGCTTCAAATAACGTTCAATTTTTTGACATCTGGCAGGGTAAAAAGTTTTATAGATTGTGGTACACGGGTGCTGAGCAATCGGATTCACGTTATATATTTAATGATCAAACGTTAGTAAATGGAAATACCTATGAGATACGAATCACTTATGACTCTTCTCAATCTTGGCTCAGCTACTATCGAAATAGTGGGAGTGGATGGTCTTTAATTGAACAAAAGCAGCAAGCAATTAAAAATGGCAACCATTGGGCGTCTAACTCAAGTGGTATTGGTAATGTAGAATGCGATGAGTCAGTCAATCCTCCTCCATTTGAAGTTAATATTTGTGATTATGTTCCAGATGGCTTACAAACCAACCAATATGCTAACTCACCTAAACGAGCACATGGCGCAATGTTCATGTCAGGCAGTGATAACAAAATTTATCCTCTAAGCAACGACCCTAAGTATTCTTTTGGAATAATTGACCAATCAAGCAGTAACATATGTGTTTTCCCTGATGGAGGTTCCGGAACCTGTAGCTTTGATGCATCTAAAATACACAATACGTTGCCTATGCCTACTCCGAATTATAGTCATGGTAATGATGATCTAACCTGTGATGAAGATGACGTCTGTGACTTAGATAGTGGTTACCATAAAGATATAATTATTAAAGAAGACGCTACTCTGAGACTTTCAGGGGGAGAGTACTGGTTAAATGAGCTTAAGTTTGCAGAAGAAGATGCGAAATTGGAGGTCTTGGCACCAAGTATTGTCCACTATAAAAAAATCCACTTTGAAAAACCTGGAGTGAAGATAAATGAAGGTGGTAGTCCTCACAACCTGTTGTTTATTGGTCATGGCCAAGATGCCAGTATAAGAATGGAAGATGATGAAGGCGAAGACTATAAAATCAAGGCCTTTTTCTATATCGACCCTAGTGCGAGCTCTGGTTTTAACCTTGGGGGTGAGGACGTTGAAATTTACGGAGGTATTACAGCGCACAGTATTTTTATTAGTGGTGAGGACAACAAAATCCACCCTCTGAGTTGTAACCCTCAGCCGACCCCAGAAGTGTCTTCAATCGTAATTAAGCCGTTTAACTATCACCTAACGTGTGAATCAACGCCGAATAATATTGTTGAAGTCCATATGCTAGATAGCAATGGTGCTCCAGTTTCAGGTTTGACGCCAACACTAACACAAGAAAACGGTTCGAATCTTAATATCACTTATATCTCTGAAGCGAATGGTATAGCTAAGTTCAGAGTCACGACCAATACGACTTCAAGCATTGGTAACTACGACCTAAAAGCGAGTCTAACCACTGGCGGAAAGACCTTTACTGATACCGATAAGATTAAGTATGTTCCCTACAAGTTTGAAGTCGATGACCAGTACGTGACTGCTGGAAAGAACTATAAAATACCTGTGAAAGTTAAAGCGTGTAGCAGCAGTGGGCAGCTAATTACACTAGGGTATGCAGGTAGCCCAACAGCCACGTTCAATTATCAAAGACCTACTTCTGCTGCGGTTGTCTCTGGTGATTTGAGCTTTATTGCTAACCTGACCAATTCAAACCGACAGGCCGATATCAATTTTAAAGAGTCTGGACAGATACGTGTCACCATTACCGATAATAGCTTTGTCTGTAATGATGTTCGTTGCCCCGTTGAAGGTGGGGCGCTGAAGGGGCAATTTGATGTTTACTCTCGACCTTGGAAGATTGCCATTTGTGATGTAAAGGAAACGGGTGGCAGTAACAAAGCGAACCCAGCAACGACCACAGGTTCCCCGGGCTTTGTGCCAGGAGGAACGGGATTCTCTGCCACTTATAAACCCATCACACATGGTGATTCCAATGTAGGAGTGAGCGATGAGTGTAATTACTTGTTAACCGGCAACTATAGCCTGGATAATGGCCCTCTCAACTTAGCTTACAGTGTTAGTTATCCAACGACCAGCCCGCAAATCGGAACTGTCACGCCAAGTGTGATCCCTAATTTTAGCAGCGGTAGTGAGACGCAGACGATCAACCATTCATGGACCGAGGTTGGGACATTGAGTCTTCAAACTAGCGCCTCGTACCTCACAATGAGTGTCGATCCTGATACGCAGAACGTTGGGCGTTTCTATCCGAAATACTTCCAAGTGATTAATACGCCAATCTGGAATTACCCTGGGGTTGGAGCGAGTGAGCAAAACTTTGCTTATATGAATCAGCCATTCAATGGCGTTGAGTTTTATGTAGAAGCCCTGAACCTACAGGGTAACTCGGTACAAAACTACGGCAACTTTGTTGCTAGTAATACCGCGGGTTTTGCCTTGTATGAAGCTAACCCTACCTACACCAGTCGTTTTCATTCAGGGACGCCTAGTAAGGCTTGGGCGGTGAGTTCGAACAAGAGTATTGGTACCTTCAAACTAGAGGAAAACTCGCCTTCGACCACCTGTGCGGATGAATTGTGCTGGGCCAAAGCGACGCCTGTTAATGGCTATGAAGATGGACCATTCAATACATCTGGCGGTACTGCTTCGACTATTTCTATTGACGCAGTGAGTGGCAACGCCGACCCTATTGATTATCAATCAAGTGGGCAACCAAGATTGCTGACAAGCCAACCTATTATTTATTTTGGTCGCGCTGTGCTCGATAGTATCGGCGGAGTGGCAAGCAGTACTATGAACATTCCACTCAGAATTGAGTTCTGGAATGGTTCAGGCTTTGTTACCCATAGTGGTGATGATACGACTAACATAGCGGGCGTCAATGTGGTTAGTGATAACCGTACTATTTGGGTCGATAACGGCTCTACACCGGCGAATGTTAACTTAGCGGCTGGCGGTGTGGTTACTGATGGCGCATCTAATTCCATTACGGTTTCACAGTCTGCGGCTGTTGCGGCTGTCAGACAACAAACGCAAGTGTGGTTAGATTTGCACAGAGGAGCAAATATCGTCCCTTGGCTACGATACCGTTGGCAAGACGCTAATCGAACTGAAGTCAATGGGGAAGAAGATCCTTCTACCGTTGTTACTTTTGGTATTTTCCGTGGTAATGATCGAGTGATTTTCCGCGGTGAATCTGGATTAACCGGCCAGTAA
- a CDS encoding PulJ/GspJ family protein encodes MKVKGFTLIEMVVALIVGAILVLGIAGFVELGARGYSDTVDRQRLQTQAKFILEKMSREVRHAVPNMLNSDLAIPQATSCISFFPIVESGFYALSGADIQFVVGRNGVTVANINTLNMVINPTQANPTTNVFALTNVSSASNTFILPDAAASIAGGSISNRHYIYNPNGMVNYCLVAGQLRRSVSGASALPLSDSGITGALTYTPATVQNNGIVQVNMTFNNAAGDESTNFIQEIQVLNVP; translated from the coding sequence ATGAAAGTGAAAGGTTTTACTTTAATCGAAATGGTTGTGGCCTTGATTGTCGGCGCGATCTTAGTGCTTGGTATTGCCGGTTTTGTTGAGCTCGGTGCTCGCGGTTACAGCGATACGGTTGATAGACAGCGGCTACAGACTCAAGCCAAGTTTATTCTTGAAAAGATGTCTCGTGAAGTGCGCCATGCGGTGCCCAATATGCTCAATAGTGACTTAGCGATTCCTCAGGCAACTAGCTGTATTTCCTTCTTTCCTATTGTCGAGTCAGGCTTTTACGCCCTCTCAGGGGCGGATATTCAGTTTGTCGTTGGGCGTAACGGTGTAACTGTCGCTAACATTAATACACTCAATATGGTGATTAACCCAACTCAGGCTAACCCCACTACTAATGTGTTTGCGTTAACCAATGTCAGCAGTGCGAGTAATACTTTTATATTGCCAGATGCAGCCGCTTCAATCGCTGGTGGTTCAATATCCAATCGCCATTACATCTATAACCCCAATGGAATGGTCAACTATTGTTTGGTTGCGGGTCAGCTACGCCGCAGTGTGAGTGGGGCTAGCGCGTTACCACTATCGGATTCTGGTATAACAGGAGCGCTGACTTATACGCCTGCAACCGTGCAGAACAATGGTATCGTCCAGGTGAATATGACTTTCAACAATGCAGCTGGTGATGAATCAACTAACTTTATACAAGAGATACAGGTGTTAAATGTCCCGTAA
- a CDS encoding type IV pilus modification PilV family protein: protein MTQARGFTLIESIVVIVVMGIAMLTITSFLVPQVSRSADPHYQTRAAAMGQSVMTQILARKFDENSGDQGGIPRCSSSDTGAEDCSGPGAARAFGIDTDKGETNNNPNAYNDVDDFHGCWEPLATNGCRDLNLLVGGNSYLNFRVDVDVTYAVTNQLKRIRLTVSASNQTPIVLFAYRGNY from the coding sequence ATGACTCAAGCGCGCGGGTTTACACTAATCGAAAGCATTGTTGTCATTGTGGTGATGGGTATTGCCATGCTAACCATTACTAGCTTTTTAGTCCCCCAAGTGTCGCGCAGTGCTGACCCACATTACCAAACGCGAGCCGCTGCCATGGGGCAAAGCGTAATGACACAGATTTTGGCGCGTAAGTTTGATGAAAATAGTGGTGATCAAGGTGGTATACCGCGTTGTTCATCAAGTGATACTGGCGCTGAAGATTGCTCTGGGCCTGGAGCCGCAAGAGCCTTTGGTATAGACACCGATAAAGGTGAAACCAACAACAACCCTAATGCTTATAACGATGTTGATGATTTTCATGGCTGCTGGGAGCCTTTGGCAACTAATGGGTGTCGTGATCTAAACCTATTAGTCGGTGGAAATAGTTACCTTAACTTTCGAGTCGATGTTGATGTTACATATGCGGTAACGAACCAACTTAAACGAATCCGCCTTACGGTGAGTGCTTCTAATCAAACACCGATCGTGCTTTTTGCTTACCGAGGGAACTACTGA
- a CDS encoding type II secretion system protein gives MARPKVSGFTLIELIVVILLVSIVSVYAASRYSGRSGFSPFAAQEQVISVIRQVQVNRMQSNVDMDAISGNTNFTLSLLGNCIGSQAACATRDDGRSDWVSLNDVSFTSNVGALVNFDLLGNPDGVATPINIQMTSTDGTCVAVQINAVGYVSPAGSC, from the coding sequence ATGGCTAGGCCAAAAGTCTCTGGTTTTACATTGATTGAACTGATCGTCGTTATATTATTAGTGTCGATAGTGTCGGTTTATGCTGCCAGCCGTTATTCTGGCCGCTCTGGTTTCTCTCCTTTTGCTGCGCAAGAGCAAGTGATCTCCGTTATTCGCCAAGTTCAAGTGAATCGCATGCAGTCGAATGTTGATATGGATGCAATTAGCGGTAATACCAATTTTACCCTTAGTCTGCTAGGTAACTGTATTGGCTCCCAAGCAGCTTGTGCTACACGTGACGATGGGCGTAGTGATTGGGTGTCTCTCAATGATGTATCTTTCACTTCCAATGTTGGCGCTCTGGTTAATTTTGATTTGCTAGGCAATCCTGATGGCGTCGCAACTCCGATTAATATACAAATGACCTCGACTGACGGCACTTGTGTTGCTGTACAAATCAATGCAGTAGGTTACGTTTCACCTGCGGGGAGCTGCTAA
- a CDS encoding type II secretion system protein has product MKRQGGFTLIELVVVIVILGILAVTAAPRFLNIQDDARIATLEGLAGAMQGAAGIVYGKSAIEGTEATSSASVTMSGQTINTTFGYPKATDADLSGIVTGLGTNEDFQHIKAYTVASAAASSFGIPNYATNCVQYIEATNANTAANVSVISGANCTN; this is encoded by the coding sequence ATGAAAAGACAAGGCGGTTTCACCCTAATTGAACTAGTGGTGGTAATTGTTATTCTAGGTATTCTTGCAGTGACTGCAGCACCGAGATTTTTAAACATTCAAGATGATGCGCGAATTGCTACCCTTGAAGGACTAGCTGGTGCAATGCAAGGTGCGGCAGGTATAGTTTACGGTAAGTCTGCTATTGAAGGAACTGAAGCTACTTCAAGTGCATCAGTGACTATGAGTGGTCAAACAATCAATACTACATTTGGGTACCCTAAAGCCACAGATGCTGATCTATCGGGAATTGTTACCGGTTTGGGTACTAACGAAGATTTTCAGCACATTAAAGCTTATACGGTCGCTAGTGCCGCTGCTTCTTCTTTTGGTATTCCTAATTATGCTACTAACTGTGTTCAGTATATTGAAGCGACAAATGCAAATACGGCTGCAAACGTTTCAGTGATAAGCGGTGCAAACTGTACCAACTAA
- a CDS encoding prepilin-type N-terminal cleavage/methylation domain-containing protein — MSNKQSGFSLVELVVVIVVVGLLAVAALPRFLDVTDEAKKASVEGVAGGYATGVLSARAQWEAEARPSVTIDSVVRNTVNYDGVKFWLTSTSQSGGNYRDGYPFAINTNDTNFPTALTDTICVELMENLLQNPPKVGTVTQAQADSNIKYSAQADNAQSTCTYIQREGNSEHQFVYEIETGRVTVTLQ; from the coding sequence ATGTCAAACAAACAGTCTGGTTTCTCACTAGTTGAGCTCGTAGTGGTTATCGTGGTGGTTGGCCTACTCGCTGTTGCTGCCTTACCGCGTTTCTTAGATGTGACGGATGAAGCGAAAAAAGCCAGTGTTGAAGGTGTCGCAGGTGGCTATGCGACAGGGGTACTCTCTGCACGAGCACAGTGGGAAGCGGAAGCAAGACCTTCTGTGACCATTGATTCCGTTGTACGAAATACGGTAAATTATGATGGTGTTAAGTTTTGGCTGACCAGTACCAGTCAATCTGGCGGTAACTATAGAGATGGTTACCCATTTGCAATTAACACCAATGATACTAATTTCCCTACCGCATTAACTGACACAATTTGTGTTGAGCTGATGGAGAACTTACTGCAAAACCCACCTAAAGTGGGCACGGTAACTCAGGCTCAAGCGGATTCTAATATTAAGTATTCAGCACAAGCTGATAACGCTCAATCTACTTGCACTTATATCCAGCGAGAAGGTAACAGTGAACATCAGTTTGTTTATGAAATTGAAACTGGTCGTGTGACCGTAACTTTGCAGTAG